A part of Populus alba chromosome 8, ASM523922v2, whole genome shotgun sequence genomic DNA contains:
- the LOC118028293 gene encoding uncharacterized protein isoform X2 — translation MANSDSSTATLPIAPKENTVPIGSKIAELNESRSDLLNRIQGLKQDLQSWRSKLDTQVKIHRDELSELKKSLNVEVDQLRKEFQELKNTLQQQQEDVTASLRNLGLQDSTGDAKEAQEPMLDVEDQEVHASVEEVIEKRDEN, via the exons ATGGCCAACTCCGATTCTTCCACCGCTACACTTCCTATCGCTCCT aaagaaaacacagTTCCGATTGGTTCAAAGATCGCT gaaTTAAATGAATCCAGGAGTGATCTTCTTAACAGAATCCAAGGCTTAAAGCAg GATTTGCAAAGTTGGAGATCGAAGCTGGACACTCAAGTCAAAATCCATCGTGAT GAGTTATCGGAATTGAAGAAGTCATTGAATGTTGAGGTCGATCAACTTCGTAAG GAatttcaagaactgaagaacaCACTGCAGCAGCAACAAGAAGATGTTACAGCCAGCCTACGGAATTTAGGG CTTCAAGACAGCACAGGTGATGCTAAAGAGGCTCAAGAACCCATGCTTGATGTAGAAGACCAGGAAGTACACGCTTCAGTTGAAGAGGTTATTGAGAAAAGAGATGAAAACTAG
- the LOC118028293 gene encoding uncharacterized protein isoform X1, whose translation MANSDSSTATLPIAPKKENTVPIGSKIAELNESRSDLLNRIQGLKQDLQSWRSKLDTQVKIHRDELSELKKSLNVEVDQLRKEFQELKNTLQQQQEDVTASLRNLGLQDSTGDAKEAQEPMLDVEDQEVHASVEEVIEKRDEN comes from the exons ATGGCCAACTCCGATTCTTCCACCGCTACACTTCCTATCGCTCCT aagaaagaaaacacagTTCCGATTGGTTCAAAGATCGCT gaaTTAAATGAATCCAGGAGTGATCTTCTTAACAGAATCCAAGGCTTAAAGCAg GATTTGCAAAGTTGGAGATCGAAGCTGGACACTCAAGTCAAAATCCATCGTGAT GAGTTATCGGAATTGAAGAAGTCATTGAATGTTGAGGTCGATCAACTTCGTAAG GAatttcaagaactgaagaacaCACTGCAGCAGCAACAAGAAGATGTTACAGCCAGCCTACGGAATTTAGGG CTTCAAGACAGCACAGGTGATGCTAAAGAGGCTCAAGAACCCATGCTTGATGTAGAAGACCAGGAAGTACACGCTTCAGTTGAAGAGGTTATTGAGAAAAGAGATGAAAACTAG